The Hyphomicrobium sp. 99 genome contains the following window.
CCATGACGAAGATTTTGATTGCCCTCTCTACCGCTCTCATTTTCGGCGCCTCTTCGGCTGTTTTAGCGCAGGAGATCGTCAGCACGCCGTCGGGAGCGTCGCCGGTTACGACTCCGACAACTAGTCCGCTGACGCCCACGGCGCCGAACAATATCACCACAGTGCAGTCGAGTTCGGCGGTTCCCGGAGCCGTTAGCCCCACGGCGACGGAGGCCGATAGGGTCGACCCATCCGCACGGAGTTCGTTGCAAGTTTTAATTGATCCGTCGAGTTCGAATGTATCGATTTTGAGTGGGGACGTACTGTCGTCGCCTCCGCCGGCAGCATCGGGTGTGGCGCTTAACGCGCTGCTTCTGCCGACCGCGACAACTACGCCTTCTGCCCCCTCTGCCCTGTCACCGAGCCTGTACCCCTCCATCATCGCCGAACCGACCTCCACCGCGACCTTCCTGTCGGCATTTTCCGGTGTAACGTCGACAACCGGTCTGTCATCTGTCGGAGCTATAAGAGGTTCATCTTCTGCGACGCCCACGCCACGGATCACGAGCAGGAGTGCGCGTTAGGGCCGGTAAGTTTCGAGCCGCCGGATGCGCTGGTTCGACGCAAGAAAAACTTTGGGCACGGTCTGCCGGAACAATCAAGCTGAAGCGTGGTTCATTAACCGCAAGGGGCAAGGCCTCACATTCTTGAGGACGGCTCCCAGCAGAATTTCTCGCAGATATCCAAAATTGAAAGAGGAATTTGTGCATGAAGCTAGGTGAGTTCACGCGGCGCGCACGTGCGTCCCGGCTAGACAGGAAAGCGAAATTCGAGGCGGCGTTCGAGCGCGCCCGCCGCGATTTGCAAATGTCTGAAGGAACGTCATTGTGGTCGCGGCCGACGACTCATCATACGTTTATCAGAGGCAGTTCTGATGGGACCGATGGCACAACGTACAGGTAGCGCTGATCTTCCGCTTCACAGCGGTCACGTTCCCGCGTGGCTTTCGGCTCGCATGGCCGCGCTCGGTGCGGTCATATGCCAGGCGATCGTGCAAGAATACGGGCGAGACGAATTGTTGGCGCGTCTCGCCCATCCGTTTTGGTTCCAATCGTTCGGCTCCGTGATGGGAATGGACTGGCATTCTTCCGGCGTCACGACGAGCGTCATAGGAGCGTTGAAGCGCGGGTTGCGGCCCTCACAAGACGAACTCGGGGTTTATGTGTGCGGCGGTCGCGGCAAGCAATCGCGTCAGACGCCGCAGGAATTGAACGAAATCGGTGAACGGGTTGGCATCGACGCTGACGAATTGATAAGGACGAGCCGTCTCGTCGCCAAGGTCGACAGCGCCGCCATTCAGGATGGCTTCGACCTTTATCTTCACGGCTTCTTCGTTACCCGTGAAGGCCACTGGACCGTCGTCCAGCAGGGTATGAATACGGATAATCGGCAGGCTCGCCGTTATCATTGGTGTTCGCAGTCGAAGTCGAACTTCATCGATGAGCCACATACCGCGATCGACGGTCCGGTCCAGGGCGAAATCGTCAACCTCACGGATCGTCGGGCGGAGGCATCACGATCTGCGCAACTCGATCTTCTTTCGACGTTAGGTCCCGATAAAATCGTTTCACGGTTGTTGGCGGACTCGGAGCTCGATGCTCCGCAAGAGCAACAGCTCTCCCTGCCGCATCTTTCGCTCCCAGATCGCCACGAGGTTCGCTCGAGCGACGTTTTTATCCGCCGCCTTCATGGAACATTGGCCGCGGCCGCCGAGCAGGGTCCGAAAGATTTTCCCGATTTGCTGCTGACGCCAGGCGTCGGAGCAAGAACGGTTCAATCGCTGGCGATGGTCGCGGAGGTCGTCCACGGTGCCCCCTACCGCTTTCAAGATCCCGCGCGATTTTCGCTGGCGCACGGTGGCAAGGATCGGCACCCTTACCCGGTGCCGACGAAGGTTTACGACGAGACGATCAGGGTTCTGAAGTCCGCCGTCCAGAAGGCCAAGCTCGGAAACAGCGAGACGCTCGCCGCGCTTAAGAGATTGGATGAGCAGGCGCGGCTGCTGGAACGCACGGCCGATGGGCCGACCTTTGACGACTACCTCGCTCAGGAACGAGCAAATTCATCATCCTTTGGCGGCCGCTCGGTTTTTGGATGGGAGAGTTCCCCGCAACCGTTGTCAAAGGCCCGCGGCGCCGCTTAGCGTTTGCGTGGCGTTTCGAGACCGGCGATGAGTGCTTTCAGCCCAGGCTCCCGCACCTTCTTGATGGCCTCGTCCTGAGAAAACCAAACACGCGTTCGTTGGCCCTGCTCGCGCCAGGTCTTCCGTTCCTTCTTCACCCAAAGAATGTAGCAGGCGACGGTAAGCACGCGCGTTTCATCCGGCATTTGCTTCCGGTAGCGATAACTGCCAATCGGCAGACTGGCGATTTTGCCGGTCACCCCGGCTTCCTGTTTCGCCTCTCGCGCTGCCGCTTTAGGATCGCTGAGCCGCTTTGAAGGCCATCCTTTCGGGATGACCCATCGTCCCGTTTCTCGAGAGGATACGAGAAGGACCTCCAGTCCCTCGCGCGTTTTCCGAAGGGGCAGGGCACCAACCTGTAGAATTGTCATAAATTGTCTTCCAGTTCTGCAGGTAAGACCACATCGCTCATTATCATCGATTTGAAGGACGCCACAGAGTTCGGAGGGCTGCCCGGAACCTTCCTCTCTTGGGGCCCGTTATTTTTCCAATCCCGATAATGGAGGAAGCATAGATGGCAATCTATACCGATCCGCACACCGGTCAGCGCCGGGAGGTCGATAACCTTTCACGCTCTCGGATAACTTCGTCGTCAATTGGAATGATCGCACTGCTGATCGGGTTGGCGCTGATAGGCTGGTATTTGTTCGGCCGCGTCATTCCCACGGTCGATAGAACGAATACTGGCGCTTCGACAGTTACTGAGCCCGTAACCTCGCCGACATCGCCGAACGCAAGCCCGACGCACCCCGCACCTTCGCCAAACCCTGGCCCGTGATACGCCGGCATGAGTAAAAAATTTCGGCCGGATAACCCGCGTTATCCGGCCGAATTCTGTTATCGTCGTTCCTCGACCGCTGAAGGGATCCAGGCTAAAGTGAAGCCCCGCTATTTTGACTTTATCTGTTCGGACTTCGCCTGTTCTGAGAGTTTCTCAACGAGGCCTTTGTCAATGAGCGGAGGTCGGCGATCGACGGGCCGCACCGGCTCGTCACGGGTACGATCGACGGCGATCGCATCGCTGCCCGGGAACGTCTCCCGGAGGGCCTCGTCGAGTTCCTTATCGACCTGAGCCTTCGGCTTCTCGCTACTGCCCATCGGGATCTCCAAATCGCCCTCGTGATCGGGCTCTCAAGCTGCGTGCCCGCAACGGCATCAAATCCAAACGCCCGCGAGTAAAACAAGGTTCCGATATCGCGGACGGACGATTGACAATAGATTTTTGAGCGCGAGCACCGGAAACCCGTTAGATAGCAGCAGCGGATTTCGCGCGATTGTTGGTCGGAGACCGAAATGGACAAACTGCTCCAAAACAAAGGCTTCAGGATTCACTTGCTGGCTTACGTCCTCGTCAATGCACTTCTTGCGATAATAAATTTTTTGAACCCGCAGACGATCTGGTTCTACTGGGTGCTCATCGGCTGGGGCATCGGCCTCGCAGCTCATGCCTATTCCGTATGGCGCGCGCCATCTCGCCCGGTGAGACCCGTGCGGCCCATTCGTAGGTGAACGGTTTCATCATTGTCGAGACACAGATTCAACCGCGACCGTATTTGGCGGCCGGCTGAATCTGCTGGGCGAAATCTCGCAGATTTGTTGAGCACGACGCAGTGGCAATCCCGCGACGGCCGCGCTAGAAGCGGCTCATGCATTCCTCTTCATCAAAGACCGCGGGGACGGCCGCTGCGGACCCCTCCCAAGCAAGTTCTGCCGGCTCGGCCAGGCCCACCTCGCCAAGCCTCGCCGAAGGCTTCGTGCTGCTCGACAACAGCACGAGCCTCGAAGCCGTATCGAAGCTCTTCGAGAAGCCGGTCGAGATCATCCGCGCCGACGCTCCGGAAGACGTTGAGGCTGCGCTCGTAGCCTTGCAGGCCGGCATTGCCCGGGGCCTGCACGCAGCCGGGTTCTTCTCCTACGAGCTTGGCTATCTGCTCGAGCCGAGGCTGACGCATCTTCTGCCCGAACGGCGCAAGGTCCCGTTCCTCTGGTTCGGCCTTTACACCGCGCCGCGCGAGATGACGGGCGCCGAGGTGCAGGGTTGGCTGACGGAAGAGGCGATCGGAAATCCGACTCTGGGCGAGCTGGCCCACAGCTGGGATAGCGTCTCCTATTTGAAGCGCTTCGAAGAAGTTCAAAAGAACATCCGCAGCGGCGACATCTACCAGCTCAATCTCACTTTCAAGGCGAAGTTCAATCTCGAGGGCTCTCCGCTTGCCCTCTACCGCGACCTGCGTCTGAAGCAGCGCGTCGCCTATGCAGGCCTCGTCGATACCGGCGATGTCACCATTGTCTCCGCCTCGCCCGAACTCTTCATCGACCTTCACGATCGCATCATTGAAACCCGCCCGATGAAGGGAACCGCGCCCCGCGCCGGTACGCCCGAAGGCGAGGCTGAGGTGCGCCAGGGGCTTTCGACCGACATCAAAAATCGCGCCGAAAATCTGATGATCGTCGACCTGATGCGCAACGACTTGGGGCGCATCGCCGATCTCGGGTCGGTGACCGTGACCGATCTCTTTACGATCGAGACATTCAAGACCCTTCATCAGATGACGTCGGGTGTCCGCGCCCACCTGAAGGACGGCGTCGGCATTCGAGACATCCTGAAGGCCATCTTCCCGCCGGGCTCCATCACGGGGGCTCCAAAAATCCGGGCAATGGAATTGATCCGCGAACTGGAAACAGAACCGCGCGGCGTCTATTGCGGAGCTATCGGAAGTTTCTCTCCGGACGGTTCGGCGCAGTTCAACGTCGTCATCCGCACGGCCGTGATCGACCGGAAGGGCGCCGGCGAAATGGGTATCGGATCCGGTATCGTCGCCGACTCCGACGGGCCGAAAGAATATGCCGAGTGCCTGCTCAAGATGAAGTTCCTGACGGATCCT
Protein-coding sequences here:
- the pabB gene encoding aminodeoxychorismate synthase component I; translated protein: MHSSSSKTAGTAAADPSQASSAGSARPTSPSLAEGFVLLDNSTSLEAVSKLFEKPVEIIRADAPEDVEAALVALQAGIARGLHAAGFFSYELGYLLEPRLTHLLPERRKVPFLWFGLYTAPREMTGAEVQGWLTEEAIGNPTLGELAHSWDSVSYLKRFEEVQKNIRSGDIYQLNLTFKAKFNLEGSPLALYRDLRLKQRVAYAGLVDTGDVTIVSASPELFIDLHDRIIETRPMKGTAPRAGTPEGEAEVRQGLSTDIKNRAENLMIVDLMRNDLGRIADLGSVTVTDLFTIETFKTLHQMTSGVRAHLKDGVGIRDILKAIFPPGSITGAPKIRAMELIRELETEPRGVYCGAIGSFSPDGSAQFNVVIRTAVIDRKGAGEMGIGSGIVADSDGPKEYAECLLKMKFLTDPVRRFELIETMLYVPGDGVWLRGYHLARLAASAAYFGFVYDAEKVRDAIDKAIAEQPGQRLRVRLLLDEDGAVSATATPQPEGAADAVIRYVISDTRVNSGDLFLYHKTTRRELYDREWKHYSETLGADEVVYLNENGELAEGSRTTIFVERDGKLLTPRLAAGLLPGTLRAALIDEGRAVEAKLTIEDVSTATAIYLGNSVRGLIRAEPLVPRLSGDNRH
- a CDS encoding DUF763 domain-containing protein translates to MAQRTGSADLPLHSGHVPAWLSARMAALGAVICQAIVQEYGRDELLARLAHPFWFQSFGSVMGMDWHSSGVTTSVIGALKRGLRPSQDELGVYVCGGRGKQSRQTPQELNEIGERVGIDADELIRTSRLVAKVDSAAIQDGFDLYLHGFFVTREGHWTVVQQGMNTDNRQARRYHWCSQSKSNFIDEPHTAIDGPVQGEIVNLTDRRAEASRSAQLDLLSTLGPDKIVSRLLADSELDAPQEQQLSLPHLSLPDRHEVRSSDVFIRRLHGTLAAAAEQGPKDFPDLLLTPGVGARTVQSLAMVAEVVHGAPYRFQDPARFSLAHGGKDRHPYPVPTKVYDETIRVLKSAVQKAKLGNSETLAALKRLDEQARLLERTADGPTFDDYLAQERANSSSFGGRSVFGWESSPQPLSKARGAA
- a CDS encoding 2TM domain-containing protein; the protein is MDKLLQNKGFRIHLLAYVLVNALLAIINFLNPQTIWFYWVLIGWGIGLAAHAYSVWRAPSRPVRPVRPIRR
- a CDS encoding NUDIX hydrolase — encoded protein: MTILQVGALPLRKTREGLEVLLVSSRETGRWVIPKGWPSKRLSDPKAAAREAKQEAGVTGKIASLPIGSYRYRKQMPDETRVLTVACYILWVKKERKTWREQGQRTRVWFSQDEAIKKVREPGLKALIAGLETPRKR